In the Chroococcidiopsis sp. SAG 2025 genome, one interval contains:
- a CDS encoding riboflavin synthase encodes MFTGLVQALGQIRALDNYYYQITCSNDQKNLILPDLALGDSVAVDGVCLTVMEILPQGFIAAASPETLRRTTLGQREADAGYVNLETSLRVGGKVGGHFVMGHVDGTGCLETVEETATSWEMSFTATEAIARYIVPKGSIAINGVSLTIADLDPTRNWFKVAVIPHTYDRTNLRDLRPGSLVNLEADILGKYVEKLLNYNSPHQAREELSPAFLVEHGYL; translated from the coding sequence GTGTTTACGGGATTAGTACAAGCTTTGGGTCAGATTCGGGCGCTAGACAACTATTATTATCAGATTACTTGCTCTAACGACCAGAAAAATTTAATTTTGCCAGATCTCGCACTCGGGGATAGCGTTGCGGTGGATGGAGTTTGCCTCACGGTCATGGAGATTCTACCGCAAGGATTTATCGCCGCAGCCTCGCCGGAAACCCTCCGTCGTACTACGCTGGGACAGCGCGAAGCGGATGCAGGATATGTCAATCTGGAAACTTCTTTGCGCGTTGGTGGTAAAGTGGGAGGTCATTTTGTCATGGGACACGTAGATGGAACGGGGTGCTTGGAAACGGTAGAAGAAACAGCTACCTCATGGGAAATGAGCTTTACCGCTACAGAAGCGATCGCCCGTTACATCGTTCCCAAAGGTAGTATTGCCATCAACGGTGTCAGCCTTACCATTGCCGATCTCGACCCTACCAGAAATTGGTTTAAAGTCGCCGTCATTCCCCATACCTACGATCGAACCAATCTGCGCGATCTCCGCCCCGGCAGTTTAGTCAACTTAGAAGCTGATATTTTAGGCAAATATGTCGAAAAGCTACTGAATTACAACTCCCCTCATCAAGCCAGAGAAGAGTTATCGCCAGCATTTTTAGTAGAACACGGGTATCTATGA
- a CDS encoding bifunctional nuclease family protein, whose product MIEMKVAGIALDAVNRSPIVLLKDGKERRALPIYINQDQAKAIIGALENQKPPRPLTHDLIVNILEVWGMTLEKVVIHSIQDGTFYAVLCARQGEVKKEIDARPSDAIAIALRLNSPIWVMEEVVADASIPVDREADEAELKAFREFLSNIRPEDLIQGGGEFRTG is encoded by the coding sequence ATGATCGAAATGAAAGTCGCTGGCATTGCTTTAGATGCGGTCAACCGCAGTCCAATCGTGCTGTTGAAAGACGGTAAAGAGCGTAGAGCATTACCCATCTACATCAATCAAGATCAGGCAAAGGCGATTATTGGCGCTTTGGAAAATCAAAAACCGCCCAGACCTCTAACTCACGACCTCATAGTGAATATTCTAGAGGTCTGGGGTATGACCTTGGAAAAAGTAGTCATTCATTCAATTCAGGATGGGACGTTTTACGCAGTTTTGTGCGCCCGCCAGGGTGAGGTCAAAAAAGAAATTGATGCTCGTCCCAGCGATGCGATCGCGATCGCCCTACGCCTGAATAGCCCGATCTGGGTGATGGAGGAAGTGGTAGCTGATGCTTCAATTCCCGTCGATCGCGAAGCAGATGAAGCTGAGCTGAAAGCTTTTCGAGAGTTTCTCTCCAACATTAGACCAGAAGATTTGATTCAAGGAGGTGGCGAGTTTCGTACAGGCTGA
- the petH gene encoding ferredoxin--NADP reductase, producing the protein MYNSNAADAAANTEAGSRVFVYEVVGLRQNETTDQMGYPIRQSGSVYMRVPYNRMNQEMRRIARMGGKIVNIQLLTVDGNGNGKAPAVAPKNEAAKAAPQEQTKAENKGKPMTQAQPKPEKAKHADVPVNIYRPNAPFVGKCLSNEELVGEGGIGTVRHLIFDLSGSELRYLEGQSIGIIPPGTDKKGKPEKIRLYSIASTRHGDKMDDKTVSLCVRQLEYKHPETGETVYGVCSTHLCNLEVGADVKITGPVGKEMLLPEDPNANIIMLATGTGIAPFRAYLWRMFKDEEKAANPDYQFKGFAWLIFGIPQTPNILYKQELEELQAKYPDNFRLTYAISREQKNAQGGKMYIQDRVAEQAAELWKLIQQENTHTYICGLKGMEGGIDEALAAEAAKSGIKWSDYQKEMKKAGRWHVETY; encoded by the coding sequence ATGTACAATTCCAACGCCGCTGATGCAGCCGCCAACACCGAAGCTGGTAGCCGCGTCTTTGTATACGAAGTGGTGGGCTTACGTCAGAATGAAACAACTGACCAAATGGGCTACCCGATTCGTCAAAGTGGCAGCGTATATATGAGAGTGCCTTACAACCGCATGAACCAAGAAATGCGGCGGATCGCCCGTATGGGAGGCAAAATTGTCAATATTCAACTTCTGACAGTTGATGGCAATGGTAACGGCAAAGCCCCTGCTGTAGCTCCAAAGAATGAAGCAGCAAAAGCTGCACCACAAGAGCAGACAAAAGCAGAAAATAAAGGCAAGCCCATGACTCAAGCACAGCCAAAGCCTGAGAAAGCCAAACACGCAGATGTTCCCGTCAATATCTATCGTCCCAATGCTCCTTTTGTTGGGAAGTGTCTTTCCAATGAGGAATTAGTTGGTGAAGGTGGAATTGGTACTGTTCGTCACTTAATTTTCGATCTTTCCGGTAGCGAGCTTCGCTACCTGGAAGGTCAAAGTATTGGTATCATCCCTCCAGGGACAGATAAAAAAGGGAAGCCGGAAAAAATTCGGCTATACTCCATTGCCTCCACCCGCCACGGTGACAAAATGGATGACAAAACCGTTTCTCTTTGCGTGCGTCAGTTAGAGTACAAGCACCCTGAAACAGGTGAAACTGTTTATGGTGTCTGCTCGACTCACCTCTGCAACTTAGAAGTAGGGGCAGACGTGAAGATCACCGGACCCGTGGGTAAGGAAATGCTACTGCCAGAAGACCCCAATGCCAACATTATCATGTTGGCAACGGGTACGGGTATTGCTCCCTTTAGAGCTTACCTGTGGCGGATGTTTAAGGATGAAGAAAAAGCAGCCAACCCCGATTATCAATTTAAGGGTTTTGCTTGGTTGATCTTCGGTATTCCTCAGACTCCCAACATCCTTTACAAGCAGGAACTAGAAGAGTTACAAGCGAAGTATCCCGATAACTTCCGTCTCACTTATGCCATCAGCCGCGAGCAGAAAAACGCTCAAGGTGGCAAAATGTACATCCAAGACCGAGTAGCCGAACAAGCAGCAGAACTGTGGAAGTTAATCCAGCAAGAGAATACCCACACCTACATTTGCGGCTTGAAAGGTATGGAAGGCGGGATCGACGAGGCACTAGCAGCGGAGGCGGCTAAATCTGGTATCAAGTGGTCGGACTATCAGAAAGAGATGAAGAAAGCCGGACGCTGGCACGTTGAAACCTATTAG
- a CDS encoding phosphoribulokinase, protein MISKPDRVVLIGVAGDSGCGKSTFLRRLTDLFGEELVTVICLDDYHSLDRKQRKETGITALNPKANNFDLMYEQIKALKNGQSIEKPIYNHETGCIDPPEHIEPNHIIVVEGLHPLYDERVRSLLDFSVYLDISNEVKIAWKIQRDMAERGHRYEDVVAAINSRKPDFDAYIEPQREFADVVIQVLPTNLIKEDKERKVLRVRMLQKEDVHGMTPTYLFDEGSTIQWTPCGRKLTCSYPGMQMFYGSDVYYGQYVSVLEVDGQFDNLEEVAYIETHLSNTFTKYQGEMTHLLLQHREYPGSNNGTGLFQVLTGLKMRAVYESLTAKEIKLAVTAKA, encoded by the coding sequence ATGATCAGTAAGCCGGATCGCGTGGTTTTGATTGGCGTAGCCGGAGATTCCGGTTGCGGTAAATCCACGTTTTTGCGCCGTTTAACAGATTTGTTTGGAGAAGAGTTAGTCACCGTTATTTGCTTAGATGACTATCACAGCCTGGATCGCAAACAGCGCAAAGAAACAGGAATCACTGCCCTCAATCCCAAGGCAAATAATTTTGACCTGATGTACGAGCAAATCAAAGCTCTAAAAAACGGTCAATCAATTGAAAAGCCGATTTACAACCACGAAACCGGATGCATTGACCCGCCGGAACACATTGAACCAAATCATATTATCGTAGTTGAGGGCTTGCATCCCCTGTACGACGAACGGGTGCGATCGCTACTTGATTTCAGCGTTTATCTTGACATCAGCAATGAAGTCAAGATCGCTTGGAAAATTCAACGCGACATGGCAGAACGCGGTCATCGCTACGAAGACGTGGTTGCTGCAATTAACTCTCGCAAACCCGATTTTGACGCTTACATCGAGCCGCAAAGAGAATTTGCCGATGTTGTGATTCAGGTGTTGCCAACTAACCTGATCAAAGAAGACAAAGAGCGGAAGGTATTGCGCGTGCGGATGCTGCAAAAAGAAGACGTACACGGCATGACACCAACCTACCTATTCGACGAAGGCTCTACCATTCAGTGGACACCTTGCGGACGCAAACTGACCTGTTCTTACCCAGGAATGCAAATGTTCTATGGGTCAGACGTTTACTACGGTCAATACGTCTCCGTTTTAGAAGTAGACGGACAATTTGACAACCTAGAGGAAGTTGCTTACATCGAAACTCACCTGAGCAATACCTTTACCAAATATCAAGGTGAAATGACTCATTTGTTGCTCCAGCACCGCGAATACCCTGGTTCCAACAACGGCACGGGTTTATTCCAAGTCCTAACAGGCTTGAAGATGCGAGCAGTCTACGAAAGCCTCACTGCCAAAGAAATCAAATTGGCAGTCACGGCAAAAGCCTAA
- a CDS encoding S-layer homology domain-containing protein, with protein sequence MTNSPPPDPRSSRTPLGFDEFLAVVLALGAIGGILFWSLSRSGRGFQIPNILPLVTAPEARSPVALTPQPQASPEPRAELAPIPSPAPEAIAPETPVAPRRQPVAPFPAIVPVPTTPTTPASPEPSPTQQVKFQDVPADYWAYPFITALAERGIVRGFSGGYYKPTDPVTRAEYAAILQEAFNQLPGVDNQTKYIDVPDTFWGVPAINRAIQTGFLRGYPDNTFQPQQEIPKAQVLVSLASGLNLAPPAIPEQVLKELYVDADQIPNYAREKIAAATTAGLVVNYPDAKQLNPNAKATRADVAASVYQALVRAGRLDPIQSPYIAGVQQQ encoded by the coding sequence ATGACTAATTCCCCACCTCCCGATCCTCGGTCTTCCAGAACTCCCTTGGGATTTGATGAATTTCTTGCAGTCGTGCTGGCTTTAGGTGCGATCGGGGGAATTCTATTTTGGTCGCTATCTCGTTCGGGGCGAGGTTTTCAGATTCCCAATATCTTACCGTTGGTGACTGCCCCAGAAGCGCGATCGCCTGTGGCTTTGACTCCCCAGCCGCAAGCTAGCCCCGAACCTAGAGCAGAACTAGCGCCGATCCCCAGTCCAGCCCCAGAAGCGATCGCTCCAGAAACGCCTGTTGCTCCTCGCAGACAGCCCGTAGCTCCATTTCCGGCGATCGTCCCTGTTCCCACCACACCAACCACTCCAGCATCTCCAGAACCATCTCCAACGCAACAAGTTAAGTTTCAAGATGTGCCTGCGGATTATTGGGCATATCCATTTATTACAGCTCTTGCCGAGCGCGGCATCGTCAGAGGTTTTTCTGGCGGCTATTACAAGCCTACCGATCCCGTCACTAGAGCTGAGTATGCTGCGATTTTGCAGGAAGCCTTCAATCAGTTGCCTGGAGTCGATAACCAGACTAAATATATAGATGTGCCCGATACTTTCTGGGGAGTTCCAGCGATTAATCGTGCCATTCAAACTGGGTTTTTACGCGGGTATCCCGACAATACATTTCAACCCCAGCAAGAAATTCCTAAAGCCCAAGTTTTAGTGTCTCTCGCTAGTGGCTTAAATCTCGCACCACCAGCCATACCAGAGCAAGTCTTGAAGGAATTGTACGTGGATGCAGACCAAATTCCCAATTATGCTAGGGAGAAAATTGCCGCAGCAACTACCGCTGGGTTAGTTGTAAATTATCCTGATGCCAAACAACTTAATCCCAACGCTAAAGCTACTCGTGCTGATGTAGCAGCCAGCGTTTACCAAGCTTTAGTAAGAGCAGGACGGCTCGATCCGATTCAATCTCCCTATATTGCTGGAGTTCAACAGCAGTAA
- a CDS encoding M23 family metallopeptidase: MPTNSKHIFLISFISISSLLGGNLVLAQSEAAIDNSLNTSPSPDLQINSKSVKTERWQKLQQKLNTAPVRRSANLPDNPAPDPSGAYIDPTGYSLGATTGYEAPSSIVLKSRISGCRAVARPGLSNLCRPSLRQQRMRQLARSRNFGRSVAPLDRHSVANGIRPIQLGPIDITAEGFRVATNLKTQRSVLSYQYRDPEAKGQGNFMFPLTVPSPVTSVFGWRVHPLFGDFSFHSGTDIGAPLGTPVLAAYPGTVEVADYVGGYGLTVVLNHNKNTLQTLYGHLSEIFVSPGETIPQGTVIGRVGSTGNSTGPHLHFETRQLTANGWIVANPEAYLKTGLARLDKAIRLANSQPDRRETAMSAAVREAIVASASSTRFNFEIKQVDLDGLVARDPGAELESAVVQLVNALRGDRNAVSRSEELGVRG; the protein is encoded by the coding sequence ATGCCTACTAACTCCAAACATATATTTCTTATCAGTTTTATTAGTATTTCTAGCTTGCTTGGTGGCAACTTAGTCTTGGCTCAGTCAGAAGCTGCGATCGACAATTCATTGAATACCTCTCCCAGTCCCGATCTACAAATCAACTCAAAGTCGGTCAAAACTGAGAGATGGCAAAAACTACAACAAAAGCTAAACACTGCACCCGTCAGGCGATCGGCTAACTTGCCTGACAATCCTGCTCCAGATCCCAGTGGTGCGTACATCGACCCCACAGGATACAGCCTCGGTGCTACCACTGGCTACGAAGCACCAAGCTCAATAGTATTAAAATCCAGAATATCCGGTTGTCGGGCTGTTGCTAGACCTGGTTTGAGTAACCTTTGTCGTCCCAGCCTCCGCCAGCAGCGGATGAGACAACTAGCTCGTTCTAGAAACTTTGGTAGAAGCGTCGCCCCGCTCGATCGCCACTCGGTTGCCAACGGCATCAGACCAATTCAGCTTGGACCGATCGATATTACTGCTGAAGGCTTTCGCGTGGCGACCAACTTGAAAACCCAGCGTAGCGTTCTCAGCTATCAATACCGCGATCCCGAAGCCAAAGGACAGGGAAACTTCATGTTTCCACTGACAGTTCCCTCTCCCGTCACCTCAGTTTTTGGCTGGCGCGTCCATCCTCTGTTTGGTGATTTCAGCTTTCACTCTGGTACAGATATAGGTGCGCCCCTGGGAACGCCAGTGTTAGCGGCTTATCCAGGTACGGTAGAAGTTGCCGATTATGTCGGTGGCTACGGTTTAACTGTCGTTCTCAACCACAACAAAAATACGCTCCAAACCCTTTACGGTCATTTATCTGAAATCTTTGTATCCCCAGGAGAAACAATTCCGCAGGGAACTGTCATCGGACGGGTTGGCAGTACGGGTAATTCCACAGGTCCTCACCTCCACTTCGAGACTCGACAGTTAACTGCAAACGGTTGGATCGTTGCCAATCCTGAAGCATACTTGAAGACTGGGCTAGCACGATTGGATAAAGCTATCCGTTTAGCCAACTCCCAACCAGATCGTCGCGAAACGGCGATGTCTGCTGCTGTTCGCGAAGCGATCGTCGCCAGCGCCAGCAGTACTCGATTCAACTTTGAAATTAAGCAAGTCGATTTGGATGGCTTAGTTGCCCGCGATCCTGGTGCAGAATTAGAATCTGCCGTAGTCCAGCTAGTTAATGCACTTCGTGGCGATCGCAACGCTGTAAGCAGGAGCGAGGAGTTAGGAGTGAGGGGTTAG
- a CDS encoding glycoside hydrolase 100 family protein yields MYTEKELLSEAWTRLEASVLKFENEPIGTVAAAIDKSTQQFNYGHCFIRDFVPSALAFLTRGQGGIVANFLRQTLKLQINDKNIDEVRAHMDGVRPGMGLMPASFEIVEEEGKQAVRADFGERAIGRVTPVDSCLWWLILLRIYQRATGDQELVQEAGFQRGIRLILNLYMLKQFDMYPTLLVPEGAFMIDRRMGVYERPLEIQALFYAALLAADELLLSKNKQDIHTEIEQRLARLKTHIRQHYWLDLEKVNEIHRYENEQFGEEICNKFNIYPESLEAWAIDWVPKEGGYLAGNLGPGRMDFRFFAIGNLMSVICSLADETQSQKIMNLIGKRWIDLVGNMPMKLCFPAIEDKEWELITGCDPKNVSWSYHNGGSWPVLLWFLVAAALKVGRKSIAERGIRIAEKRWCEYKDKDRWPEYYDGRKGNLVGKKAMRYQTWTIAAYIVAKDLMENPQHLEWITFQ; encoded by the coding sequence ATGTATACAGAAAAGGAGCTACTGAGTGAGGCGTGGACGAGATTAGAAGCATCGGTTTTAAAGTTTGAAAATGAACCAATTGGTACAGTAGCTGCTGCAATTGATAAAAGCACTCAACAATTCAATTACGGGCATTGTTTTATTCGCGATTTTGTGCCTTCAGCCCTAGCATTTTTGACTAGAGGTCAGGGTGGAATTGTCGCCAATTTTTTACGACAAACCCTGAAGTTACAGATTAATGACAAAAATATCGATGAAGTTAGGGCGCATATGGATGGCGTAAGACCAGGTATGGGTCTAATGCCAGCAAGTTTTGAGATAGTCGAAGAAGAAGGAAAACAAGCTGTCAGAGCCGATTTTGGCGAACGGGCAATCGGTAGGGTTACACCTGTAGATTCTTGTTTGTGGTGGCTGATTTTACTACGGATTTATCAAAGAGCTACAGGCGACCAAGAGTTAGTTCAAGAAGCAGGATTTCAGCGGGGAATTAGGTTAATTCTCAATCTCTACATGCTGAAGCAATTCGATATGTACCCGACGCTGCTAGTTCCCGAAGGGGCATTTATGATTGACCGTCGCATGGGAGTGTACGAGCGTCCGTTAGAAATTCAAGCTCTATTTTATGCGGCTTTACTAGCAGCAGATGAATTGCTGTTATCCAAAAATAAGCAGGACATTCATACAGAAATCGAGCAGCGATTGGCAAGATTGAAAACGCACATTCGCCAACATTATTGGCTCGATTTAGAAAAAGTGAATGAAATTCATCGCTACGAAAACGAGCAATTTGGAGAAGAAATTTGCAATAAATTCAATATATATCCAGAGTCTTTGGAAGCCTGGGCGATCGATTGGGTTCCCAAAGAAGGAGGCTATCTAGCTGGGAATCTGGGACCAGGGCGGATGGATTTTCGCTTCTTTGCAATTGGGAATTTGATGTCAGTTATTTGCTCGTTAGCAGATGAAACACAATCTCAAAAGATCATGAATCTGATCGGTAAACGATGGATCGATCTAGTTGGAAATATGCCAATGAAGCTTTGTTTTCCTGCTATAGAAGACAAGGAATGGGAATTAATTACAGGTTGCGACCCAAAAAATGTGAGTTGGTCTTATCATAATGGAGGAAGTTGGCCCGTTCTGTTATGGTTTTTAGTCGCGGCAGCTTTAAAAGTGGGGAGAAAAAGTATTGCCGAACGGGGAATTAGAATTGCCGAAAAACGTTGGTGCGAGTATAAAGATAAAGATCGTTGGCCCGAATACTACGATGGCAGGAAAGGCAATTTAGTCGGCAAAAAGGCAATGCGCTATCAAACCTGGACGATCGCTGCTTATATCGTCGCCAAAGACTTAATGGAGAACCCGCAGCATTTAGAATGGATTACATTTCAGTGA
- a CDS encoding CAAD domain-containing protein, with the protein MESQIQQQEYTTTPEGMPASEPAGTLALPPAPQSNTQLKKLGAQVRAFLDELPEYIAKFYNENQKPITVAILIVAAFVTVKVVLAILDALNDIPLLAPTFELIGIGYSAWFVYRYLLKVETREELGQEIQAITSQVVGSKK; encoded by the coding sequence ATGGAATCTCAAATACAGCAACAAGAATACACCACCACACCTGAAGGAATGCCAGCTAGCGAACCCGCAGGCACTTTGGCGCTTCCTCCCGCTCCTCAGTCAAATACGCAATTGAAAAAACTAGGCGCTCAAGTCCGAGCCTTTCTGGACGAACTACCAGAATACATTGCCAAGTTTTATAACGAAAACCAAAAGCCAATTACTGTTGCTATCTTGATTGTGGCAGCATTTGTCACTGTCAAAGTCGTTTTGGCAATCTTAGATGCTCTCAATGATATTCCTCTGCTTGCACCAACTTTTGAATTAATCGGGATCGGTTATTCAGCTTGGTTTGTCTATCGTTACCTACTCAAAGTAGAGACACGCGAAGAATTAGGACAAGAAATTCAAGCTATTACCAGTCAAGTTGTTGGTAGTAAGAAATAG
- a CDS encoding homoserine dehydrogenase, with protein sequence MGNAHPTIVFGELSGKVVAFKVGLLGLGTVGTGTVQLLQDRAGRHSLMQELEIYRVGVRSLDKPRAVNLPDGILTTDLPAIVTDPEVEIVVEVLGGLEPARSLIMEAIAHRKHVVTANKAVIARYGNEIFDAANAAGVYVMLEAAVGGGIPVIQPLKQTLGVNRIHAITGIVNGTTNYILTRMQAEGTSFDDVLADAQKLGYAEADPTADVDGLDAGDKIAILASLAYGGRIKLPDVYCEGIRQVSQTDIAYAQKLGFTIKLLAIAQRETPSVSSAASAPSAPLLSVRVHPTLIPQSHPLASIHGVYNAILVEAEPLGQVMFFGPGAGAGATASAVVSDILNVAAVLKTGHLETESASLHPLLACTHQDYCAIAPMSELVTRFYARFLTKDHPGVIGKLGTCFGSHGVSLESVVQTGIHKHLAEIVVVTHNVREGDFHQALAEIRQLEAIDSIPSILRVLEEGSEE encoded by the coding sequence GTGGGCAATGCCCACCCTACAATTGTTTTTGGCGAACTAAGTGGGAAAGTTGTGGCTTTTAAGGTTGGTTTACTAGGATTAGGTACGGTAGGAACGGGGACGGTTCAGCTATTGCAGGATAGGGCTGGACGGCATTCTCTGATGCAGGAGTTGGAAATTTATCGAGTTGGAGTCCGATCGCTCGATAAGCCCCGTGCGGTCAACCTACCAGATGGGATATTGACTACAGATTTACCGGCGATTGTCACCGATCCAGAAGTAGAGATTGTCGTTGAGGTATTGGGGGGACTGGAACCAGCGCGATCGCTGATTATGGAGGCGATCGCTCATCGCAAGCACGTCGTCACGGCGAATAAGGCTGTTATCGCCCGTTACGGGAATGAAATTTTTGACGCTGCCAATGCTGCTGGAGTTTACGTCATGCTAGAAGCTGCTGTTGGGGGTGGTATCCCAGTCATTCAACCCCTGAAGCAAACTCTGGGTGTCAATCGAATTCATGCTATTACTGGTATCGTCAACGGTACGACAAACTATATTCTGACGCGGATGCAAGCCGAAGGGACTAGTTTTGATGACGTACTGGCAGACGCACAAAAACTCGGATATGCTGAAGCCGACCCTACTGCCGATGTAGACGGTTTAGATGCTGGCGATAAAATCGCTATCCTCGCTTCCTTAGCTTACGGTGGCAGGATCAAGCTACCCGATGTTTACTGTGAAGGCATTCGTCAAGTCAGCCAAACAGATATTGCTTACGCCCAAAAACTCGGTTTTACAATCAAATTACTCGCGATCGCCCAAAGAGAAACTCCCTCAGTTTCCTCAGCTGCCTCAGCTCCCTCAGCCCCTCTGCTCTCCGTCCGCGTTCACCCCACTCTCATACCTCAATCGCATCCCTTAGCCAGCATTCACGGGGTCTACAACGCAATTTTAGTGGAAGCCGAACCCCTCGGACAGGTGATGTTTTTTGGTCCTGGGGCAGGGGCAGGAGCAACCGCTAGCGCCGTTGTTTCGGATATCTTAAATGTTGCTGCTGTGTTGAAAACAGGACACTTGGAGACAGAAAGCGCCTCACTCCACCCATTACTCGCTTGCACTCATCAAGACTACTGCGCGATCGCCCCAATGTCAGAACTCGTCACCCGATTTTACGCCCGCTTCCTCACCAAAGACCATCCTGGGGTAATTGGTAAGTTGGGGACTTGTTTCGGTTCCCACGGTGTCAGCTTAGAATCTGTCGTGCAGACGGGAATTCACAAACATTTAGCCGAAATCGTCGTTGTCACCCACAACGTGCGCGAAGGCGATTTTCATCAAGCTTTAGCAGAAATTCGCCAGCTTGAAGCAATTGATAGTATTCCTAGTATTTTGCGCGTGTTGGAAGAGGGGAGCGAGGAGTGA
- a CDS encoding 2-hydroxyacid dehydrogenase, with protein MKVAVFSTKSYDRAFLETANAKYKHELVFFEPRLTCETSILAKDYPVVCVFVNDQLDRKTLTCLADRGMKLIALRAAGYNNIDIIAATELGLPVVRVPAYSPYAVAEYTLGIILALNRKIYRTHYRVREGNFSLEGLMGFDLHGKTAGIVGTGKIGAIVAQILHACGCHVLAYDKYQNPDCQALGVQYVSLQELFARTDIISLHCPLTPETYHLVNSEAIALMKTGVMLINTSRGALIDAKAAIKGLKSGKIGYLGLDVYEQEGDIFFEDLSNTIVQDDVLQRLLTFPNVLITGHQAFFTKDALTSIAQTTLANISDFETGKPCPNQIKVESPQAVASNVK; from the coding sequence ATGAAAGTTGCTGTATTTAGCACCAAATCCTACGATCGCGCCTTTTTAGAAACTGCTAACGCCAAATACAAACACGAACTGGTATTTTTTGAACCTCGTCTGACCTGCGAAACGAGCATTTTAGCAAAAGACTATCCAGTAGTTTGCGTCTTTGTCAATGACCAATTAGATCGGAAAACCTTGACTTGTCTAGCCGATCGCGGTATGAAGTTAATTGCTTTGCGTGCTGCCGGATATAACAACATAGATATCATCGCTGCTACTGAATTAGGTTTACCAGTCGTGCGCGTGCCAGCCTACTCACCCTATGCAGTAGCAGAATATACTCTAGGGATAATTCTTGCCCTGAATCGTAAAATTTACCGCACTCATTATCGCGTGCGCGAGGGAAATTTTTCGCTAGAAGGTTTGATGGGTTTTGACTTACACGGCAAGACAGCGGGGATCGTTGGCACTGGAAAGATTGGGGCAATCGTCGCGCAAATTCTCCATGCTTGCGGCTGTCATGTGCTAGCGTATGACAAATATCAAAACCCTGACTGTCAAGCTTTAGGCGTGCAGTATGTCTCGCTTCAGGAATTATTTGCCCGTACTGACATTATCAGCCTTCACTGTCCGCTGACACCAGAGACATACCATTTAGTTAATTCTGAAGCGATCGCCTTGATGAAAACAGGTGTAATGCTGATTAACACCAGTCGTGGAGCGTTGATCGACGCAAAAGCAGCTATTAAAGGCTTAAAATCCGGTAAAATTGGATATCTTGGTTTAGATGTCTACGAGCAAGAAGGAGATATTTTTTTTGAAGATCTCTCAAACACCATCGTGCAAGATGACGTGTTACAGAGGTTGCTGACGTTTCCCAACGTCCTGATTACTGGTCATCAAGCCTTCTTTACCAAAGATGCACTGACTAGTATTGCCCAGACTACCCTTGCTAATATTAGCGATTTTGAAACCGGAAAACCTTGTCCTAATCAAATTAAAGTAGAGTCTCCTCAAGCGGTTGCTAGCAATGTCAAGTAG
- a CDS encoding DUF1643 domain-containing protein: protein MKMSAAIAPDGLYRYSLTRVWETDLPCIGFIMLNPSTADATKDDPTIRRCINFARNWGYGGIEVGNLFAYRATDWLVLRRVFDPVGCENDSYLMRMQQSVEKIVIGWGNYGSWQQRDKSVLGLLSQGRILHCLGVTLQGQPRHPLYVRRDTILLPYQGLKGVVGVGFMENSCEQPEDLQLNPPVRESGRREQRKLREKNNWSLVTGH, encoded by the coding sequence ATGAAAATGAGTGCTGCGATCGCACCCGATGGATTGTATCGTTATTCCCTAACTAGGGTTTGGGAAACCGATCTACCATGCATTGGCTTTATTATGCTCAACCCCAGTACGGCAGATGCAACCAAAGACGATCCCACGATTCGTCGCTGTATCAATTTTGCTCGTAACTGGGGATACGGAGGCATAGAAGTAGGCAATTTATTTGCTTACCGCGCCACCGATTGGTTAGTGTTGCGAAGAGTCTTCGATCCGGTTGGCTGCGAGAATGACTCTTATTTAATGCGAATGCAGCAAAGTGTCGAGAAAATTGTCATTGGTTGGGGTAATTATGGTAGTTGGCAACAAAGAGATAAATCCGTACTAGGTCTCTTGAGTCAAGGTCGAATCTTGCATTGTCTAGGAGTCACCCTACAAGGACAGCCACGTCATCCACTCTATGTTAGAAGGGATACAATTTTATTACCTTATCAAGGATTGAAGGGAGTCGTAGGGGTGGGTTTCATGGAAAATTCCTGCGAACAACCAGAAGATCTGCAATTAAACCCGCCCGTACGGGAGTCGGGAAGAAGAGAGCAGAGGAAGCTGAGGGAGAAAAATAACTGGTCACTGGTCACTGGTCACTGA